Proteins from one Thaumasiovibrio subtropicus genomic window:
- a CDS encoding ATP-binding protein, whose translation MSRVKVLFIASALLLCTLLGGIAVLYFEYKRLSDYRMVAAELSHNIIAIRDTMTQHALGTQSDPYYLTQVLVNIERESQGMVDQYTQRDHLGLYQLETYTVLVDFSESLTRVTDALDHVIGVLILRESLLTSLSQQLSSDSPNQDLVLRSVITNNLALLEQHLNNQELRVTLDTFREVETQKQHLFTTLLLRENIDFIERTDDALTLLITNTRNIIIQMLGALIFITSTLVLVTYILRVKELNRNNAAYQEAIDKTERANQAKSIFLATMSHELRTPMNGVLGIAEIVLESTKEQATRDNAKMIINSGQHLVTLLNDILDFSKVEQGKMVLERRLFEMKEITLPLQQSLLPLAMNKEIDLIVEDQTPVNAEFMGDVGRIRQILFNLTGNAIKFTSEGKVEVTIALHSANEQTVIMTVTDTGIGIAREKLDEIFTPFEQAELSTTRNYGGTGLGLSIVKRMTDLMKGEISVFSQLGIGSKFTLTLPLPHTQSEHTPPIEVPECEEVEVLASSTNPIAPDHKANTTETDSDNASQSSREAADSGIEMEILLVEDNPVNAVVAQRFLNSCGHHAMIAKDGLEALEILKSTHFNLVIIDNHMPNLGGVETIKRIRNELKLNTVIFGYTADVFKEAHDEFIDAGANFVLTKPLQKASLEKVLEQFHTNIFSHSSPVPSEAVNVIPLVRYPIDKLPMTEEEISKSSLLCEMALSEDEKVELLITLESEINDKTELLFHAFAASDTQELHKVLHAIKGTALEFNMVQMVNLAEAVEEKARNGQLPEVEELQKLVNRMLINGHQAARVIEKLNKQRETG comes from the coding sequence ATGAGTAGAGTCAAAGTCTTATTTATTGCCTCAGCCCTGTTGTTGTGCACACTCCTTGGTGGCATTGCTGTTCTCTATTTCGAATACAAGCGACTGAGCGACTACCGTATGGTCGCCGCCGAATTGAGTCACAACATCATTGCCATTCGGGATACAATGACCCAACATGCGCTTGGCACACAAAGTGATCCCTATTATCTCACCCAAGTGTTGGTGAACATAGAACGTGAATCACAGGGCATGGTGGACCAATACACGCAACGTGACCATCTTGGTCTATATCAACTGGAAACCTATACCGTTCTCGTTGACTTCTCTGAATCACTCACACGCGTTACCGATGCACTCGATCACGTCATTGGTGTGTTAATACTCAGAGAATCACTCCTGACTTCCCTATCTCAGCAGCTGAGTAGTGACAGCCCCAATCAAGACCTCGTATTGAGGAGCGTCATCACAAATAACCTTGCGTTACTTGAGCAACACCTAAACAACCAAGAGCTCCGCGTTACCCTCGACACATTTCGCGAAGTCGAAACACAAAAACAACACCTCTTTACCACCCTACTGCTACGTGAAAACATCGACTTCATTGAACGCACTGATGACGCGTTAACCTTACTCATCACTAATACTCGCAACATCATTATCCAAATGCTTGGCGCCCTCATTTTTATCACTTCAACGTTAGTCCTTGTGACGTACATTTTGCGTGTTAAAGAGCTCAACCGGAACAATGCCGCTTATCAAGAGGCCATAGATAAAACCGAACGAGCAAACCAAGCTAAATCCATCTTTCTCGCAACCATGAGCCATGAGTTGCGAACGCCAATGAATGGTGTACTTGGAATTGCTGAAATCGTGCTAGAAAGTACGAAGGAACAAGCGACCCGTGACAACGCCAAAATGATTATCAACTCAGGTCAACACCTGGTTACCCTGCTTAACGACATCTTAGATTTCTCCAAAGTCGAGCAGGGCAAGATGGTCTTAGAACGACGCCTTTTTGAGATGAAAGAGATTACTTTGCCCCTGCAACAGTCCTTACTTCCATTAGCAATGAACAAAGAGATCGATCTTATCGTCGAGGACCAAACCCCTGTTAACGCCGAGTTCATGGGCGATGTGGGGCGCATACGACAAATTCTGTTTAACTTGACGGGGAATGCGATAAAGTTTACCAGCGAAGGTAAGGTCGAAGTGACTATCGCGCTGCACAGTGCGAATGAGCAAACCGTTATAATGACAGTCACCGACACAGGAATCGGTATCGCTCGCGAAAAGCTCGATGAAATCTTTACGCCTTTCGAGCAAGCTGAGCTCTCTACGACACGAAATTATGGCGGAACTGGACTTGGGCTTTCTATCGTCAAACGAATGACCGATCTCATGAAGGGCGAAATTTCAGTGTTCAGCCAGCTAGGCATTGGTTCCAAGTTTACCCTGACTCTACCTCTGCCGCACACACAATCTGAACATACCCCCCCAATAGAAGTGCCTGAGTGCGAAGAGGTTGAAGTACTGGCCTCCTCTACCAATCCAATCGCACCTGACCATAAAGCCAATACCACCGAAACAGATTCAGACAACGCATCGCAATCAAGCCGTGAAGCAGCGGACTCTGGTATTGAGATGGAGATATTGCTAGTCGAAGATAATCCGGTCAATGCTGTCGTTGCCCAACGTTTTCTCAACTCTTGCGGTCATCATGCCATGATCGCGAAAGATGGTCTTGAGGCGCTTGAAATACTCAAGTCGACCCATTTCAACTTAGTCATCATCGACAATCATATGCCAAACCTTGGTGGCGTAGAGACGATAAAACGCATTCGAAATGAGTTGAAACTCAATACCGTCATTTTTGGCTATACCGCAGACGTTTTCAAAGAAGCACATGATGAGTTCATCGACGCTGGCGCAAACTTTGTCCTGACTAAACCTTTGCAGAAAGCCAGCCTAGAAAAAGTGCTCGAACAGTTCCACACTAACATCTTCTCGCATTCTTCACCGGTACCATCAGAAGCTGTGAATGTCATTCCTCTTGTCCGTTACCCCATTGACAAATTGCCGATGACAGAAGAAGAAATATCCAAGAGCAGCTTACTGTGTGAGATGGCCTTAAGTGAAGATGAAAAAGTGGAACTGCTGATTACTCTAGAGTCTGAAATCAACGACAAAACTGAGCTGCTCTTTCATGCCTTTGCCGCTTCCGATACGCAAGAACTTCATAAAGTCCTCCATGCTATCAAAGGCACTGCGTTGGAGTTCAATATGGTCCAAATGGTGAACTTAGCAGAGGCGGTGGAAGAAAAGGCCCGTAATGGGCAGCTCCCTGAGGTGGAAGAGCTGCAAAAACTGGTCAATCGCATGCTAATTAATGGCCACCAAGCCGCACGAGTCATTGAAAAACTCAACAAGCAAAGAGAAACAGGATAG
- a CDS encoding response regulator, translating to MNQPQHLKMIGLHSFLAAIAAMILFIDLNIPLGVAAGVPYIMVILIALNSKQQSTPLIWATICTLLTLTGYFLSPQGGEIWKVVANRTLAILAIWSTAIISMFIIERTRRILALETDLQLSTFRSTLGQVAEYANDAVVITDHTGLITWVNHGFTKLSGYELAESVDKKPGALLQGKETDLHSIQQLSDAIRAQKPVSLEILNYHKNGTPYWIDLSINPIFKEGKLEKFVAVERDITERKSLQRALQVQAEQANQNAKATSDFLLQLTQEITKPVEHILHLTSKTEQQSHDDTLMQLNRSITQAAKATKAITNTLTQISQLRPENIQTNHETFDANGLITALCQDIKQLAQYKKIHFSEYLQLEQHRHYQGDPKLSENIIYFFALAALTETDQGTLSIQAKPFRKRALQGIRLEIECTDKGKNYQIFEGVKKASDHSSTCDLTGIAGDYAVGNALISALNGTLDIEHPTDGLSRIVIHLPLIADTNSPSSLVSKTVEPTNQHATSQSSTTETLEENRKLLIAEDNGVNVTVLTKLLQTIGFDDFDFAKNGKEAVKLARNQAYYAILMDNHMPEMTGIEATKIIKSTISPDAYIIACTADSSPDAKSEFIDNGATEVLLKPLNIQKLQAVLIDLNRKSQTSCA from the coding sequence ATGAATCAACCACAACATCTCAAAATGATTGGGTTACATTCTTTCCTTGCGGCTATCGCAGCAATGATTCTTTTCATTGACCTCAACATTCCGCTCGGTGTGGCTGCTGGTGTACCTTACATCATGGTGATTCTGATTGCGCTCAACTCTAAGCAGCAATCCACCCCGCTCATTTGGGCCACCATCTGTACCCTACTCACCTTAACGGGCTATTTTCTCTCCCCCCAAGGCGGCGAGATATGGAAAGTGGTCGCCAATCGTACCTTAGCGATATTGGCTATTTGGTCTACGGCAATCATTTCAATGTTTATCATAGAGCGTACTCGCCGAATACTCGCACTTGAAACAGACTTGCAATTATCCACCTTCCGCTCAACACTTGGACAAGTGGCGGAGTATGCCAACGATGCCGTCGTCATCACGGACCATACGGGACTCATCACATGGGTTAATCACGGTTTCACCAAGCTTTCAGGCTATGAACTCGCTGAGAGCGTGGATAAGAAACCGGGCGCGTTACTACAAGGCAAAGAAACCGACCTTCACAGTATTCAACAACTCTCCGATGCGATACGTGCACAAAAGCCCGTCTCACTTGAGATCCTTAACTACCATAAAAATGGCACACCCTACTGGATAGACCTTTCGATAAACCCCATTTTCAAAGAGGGAAAACTAGAGAAGTTTGTAGCTGTTGAACGCGATATTACTGAGCGAAAGTCACTCCAGCGTGCACTGCAAGTTCAAGCAGAGCAAGCGAACCAGAATGCAAAAGCGACCTCCGATTTTTTGTTGCAACTAACACAAGAGATCACCAAACCAGTCGAACATATTCTCCATCTAACAAGCAAGACTGAACAGCAAAGTCACGATGACACATTAATGCAGCTCAATCGCAGCATCACTCAAGCAGCAAAAGCGACGAAAGCCATTACAAACACACTCACCCAGATCTCTCAGTTGCGTCCTGAAAACATTCAGACCAACCATGAGACATTTGACGCAAACGGTCTTATTACCGCCTTATGTCAAGATATTAAGCAGCTTGCCCAGTACAAAAAAATCCACTTCTCTGAATACTTGCAGCTCGAACAACATCGTCACTACCAAGGTGACCCAAAACTCAGCGAAAACATTATTTATTTCTTCGCACTCGCCGCGTTAACCGAAACAGACCAAGGCACCCTCTCAATTCAAGCTAAGCCTTTTAGAAAAAGGGCATTACAAGGGATAAGACTAGAAATAGAGTGCACGGATAAAGGCAAGAACTATCAAATTTTTGAAGGCGTTAAAAAGGCCTCCGACCATAGCAGCACTTGTGATTTGACAGGTATTGCGGGTGACTATGCTGTTGGCAACGCATTGATTTCAGCATTAAATGGCACCTTAGATATTGAGCATCCTACCGATGGTTTGTCACGAATCGTCATCCATTTGCCACTTATCGCAGACACAAACTCGCCGTCAAGCCTCGTAAGTAAAACAGTAGAACCGACAAACCAACACGCAACAAGCCAGTCTAGTACAACCGAGACTCTCGAAGAGAACAGAAAACTACTGATCGCGGAAGATAACGGCGTTAACGTCACTGTGCTCACCAAACTACTGCAAACTATCGGTTTCGATGATTTCGACTTCGCCAAAAATGGTAAGGAAGCTGTCAAACTAGCGAGAAATCAAGCGTACTACGCTATTCTAATGGATAACCACATGCCTGAAATGACAGGTATTGAAGCCACTAAGATCATCAAATCCACGATTTCACCCGATGCCTATATCATTGCTTGCACCGCGGACTCTTCACCAGATGCGAAATCAGAGTTTATTGACAATGGCGCCACTGAAGTCTTATTAAAACCTCTTAACATTCAAAAACTTCAAGCTGTCTTGATCGACTTAAACAGGAAAAGCCAGACGAGTTGTGCCTAA
- a CDS encoding NAD-dependent succinate-semialdehyde dehydrogenase, whose protein sequence is MQLANQALWKQQAFIDGKWVNSETEQSQTVVNPSTEMVIGTIPLLTREQVLASVTSAERAYATFQHTLAEERAELLRRWHALIMQHQTDLAALLTLEQGKPLQEAMAEVAYAASFVEWYAEEARRVHGEIIPTHKAGSEVLVTKVPVGVVAAITPWNFPAAMVTRKCAPAIAAGCSVVLKPAPDTPFTALALAHLAQEAGLPAGVLNVVTGDAVIMGEILTQHRSIRKLSFTGSTAVGKLLMQQSAFNVKKLSLELGGNAPFIVFDDADIEAAVEGAMLSKFRNAGQTCICANRIYVHDAIYDQFAAKLVERVTALKVADGFEQGADIGPLINQAAIDKVKAHVEDALANGAKLRCGGRSHGHFVMPCVLTEATEDMRLAQEETFGPVAALFRFNNEAEVIARANKYESGLAAYFYSQSLKRVWRVSRALEAGIIGVNEGLVSTAVAPFGGVKESGIGREGAKQGIEAYLETKYVLMGGL, encoded by the coding sequence ATGCAGTTAGCTAATCAGGCGTTATGGAAACAGCAAGCATTTATCGACGGAAAGTGGGTAAACAGTGAGACAGAGCAATCACAGACCGTGGTGAACCCTTCGACAGAAATGGTAATAGGGACGATTCCTTTGCTCACGCGAGAACAAGTCCTTGCCAGTGTGACGTCAGCAGAGCGTGCTTACGCTACCTTTCAGCATACGTTAGCCGAAGAACGTGCGGAGTTACTGCGTCGTTGGCATGCCCTGATTATGCAGCATCAAACTGATCTTGCCGCCTTATTAACGCTTGAACAAGGAAAGCCGTTGCAAGAAGCGATGGCAGAGGTTGCTTATGCGGCAAGCTTTGTGGAGTGGTACGCCGAAGAGGCGCGACGTGTCCATGGCGAGATTATCCCAACCCACAAAGCAGGCAGTGAAGTGTTAGTGACCAAAGTGCCTGTGGGTGTTGTTGCGGCAATTACCCCTTGGAACTTTCCCGCCGCGATGGTCACTCGTAAGTGTGCACCTGCGATTGCGGCGGGCTGTAGTGTTGTTCTAAAACCGGCACCCGATACCCCTTTTACCGCATTGGCATTAGCTCACTTGGCGCAAGAAGCGGGTTTACCGGCGGGGGTATTGAATGTGGTGACGGGTGACGCTGTGATTATGGGTGAGATCCTGACGCAGCACAGGTCGATACGTAAGCTCTCATTCACAGGCTCGACGGCGGTTGGTAAATTGTTGATGCAGCAAAGTGCCTTTAATGTCAAAAAATTAAGTCTGGAGTTGGGTGGCAATGCGCCGTTTATAGTCTTCGATGATGCTGATATCGAGGCTGCGGTAGAAGGCGCTATGCTGTCTAAATTTCGCAATGCGGGGCAAACCTGTATCTGTGCAAATCGCATTTATGTCCATGACGCTATCTATGATCAGTTCGCGGCGAAACTTGTCGAGCGAGTGACGGCATTAAAGGTTGCCGATGGTTTTGAACAAGGCGCCGACATTGGGCCATTAATCAACCAAGCGGCGATTGATAAAGTGAAAGCGCATGTCGAAGATGCACTTGCCAATGGCGCAAAGCTACGTTGTGGGGGAAGGTCTCATGGCCATTTTGTGATGCCTTGTGTACTGACTGAGGCAACGGAGGATATGCGCCTTGCCCAGGAGGAAACATTTGGTCCGGTTGCGGCGCTGTTTCGGTTTAATAATGAGGCAGAGGTGATTGCGCGCGCGAACAAATATGAGTCAGGATTGGCAGCGTATTTCTATTCCCAATCATTGAAGCGTGTATGGCGGGTTTCCCGCGCACTTGAAGCTGGCATCATTGGCGTTAATGAAGGGTTAGTTTCAACCGCTGTAGCCCCGTTTGGAGGCGTGAAAGAGTCTGGTATTGGCCGAGAAGGGGCAAAACAAGGTATCGAAGCGTATTTGGAGACCAAATATGTCTTGATGGGTGGGTTGTAG
- a CDS encoding GlxA family transcriptional regulator, producing the protein MTSDLDRVPVNIVCYDGAMRSAIYGMVDLFSLAARFGAGCHFDVRLIESNEDVLVEERALWLLPPCFSDPLPDFSAVMPTAHFDGILQKGGVVAACCASTFILAHAGLLSGRRVTTHWAICHRLRSEFPLIESVVSEEMLIDEGAVVTAAGLFAYQDLVLHFIARYAGYTCAKSVADFSLLDFGSRAQAFYQRFIPDKSHGDKVVLEAQQVCESGVGKRLSIATIAAKCCVTEKTLSRRFQHVLKMAPKRYYDELVTEKARQLLDARQLSVQEVAYQLGFDDVSNFTRLFKRISGLSPAEYASRC; encoded by the coding sequence ATGACGTCAGACTTGGATAGGGTGCCAGTCAATATTGTCTGCTATGACGGTGCAATGCGTTCAGCCATTTACGGTATGGTTGATCTGTTCTCACTCGCGGCACGCTTTGGTGCTGGCTGTCATTTTGATGTACGGCTTATCGAAAGCAACGAAGATGTCTTGGTGGAAGAAAGGGCGCTTTGGTTACTACCGCCCTGTTTCTCAGATCCTCTCCCCGATTTTTCAGCGGTGATGCCAACCGCTCATTTCGACGGGATCCTTCAAAAGGGGGGCGTGGTGGCTGCATGTTGTGCAAGTACTTTTATTCTCGCTCATGCTGGGTTGTTATCTGGTCGCCGTGTGACGACTCACTGGGCAATTTGCCATAGATTGCGTTCCGAGTTCCCGCTTATTGAATCGGTAGTTAGTGAGGAAATGCTCATTGATGAAGGGGCAGTCGTCACGGCAGCTGGGTTATTTGCCTATCAAGATTTGGTGCTTCACTTCATCGCTCGCTACGCTGGTTATACGTGCGCAAAATCGGTAGCAGACTTTTCGTTGCTTGACTTTGGCAGTCGAGCACAAGCCTTCTATCAAAGATTTATTCCTGATAAAAGCCATGGAGATAAGGTAGTGCTGGAAGCGCAACAGGTGTGTGAGTCTGGGGTAGGCAAGCGGTTAAGTATTGCCACAATCGCCGCGAAATGTTGTGTGACTGAGAAAACCTTATCTCGCCGATTTCAGCATGTACTGAAAATGGCACCGAAGCGATATTATGATGAGTTAGTGACCGAAAAAGCACGACAGCTGCTTGATGCTCGACAGCTTAGTGTTCAGGAGGTGGCTTATCAACTCGGCTTTGATGATGTGAGTAATTTTACCCGCCTGTTTAAGCGCATCAGTGGTTTATCGCCGGCAGAATATGCCAGCCGTTGCTAA
- a CDS encoding cysteine hydrolase family protein gives MSHTALIIIDVQNDYFEGGNMVLHQPDFAAQQAKALLSTWRKKHWPIIHIQHEATNPDMPFMQPGTEGQRIHSSVLPQENEIVITKHYPNAYWETTLHETLQSLDIKELLLCGMMAHMCVSATARAGMERGYSIMIAQDACATTALPYGDKTIDASTVHETALAEVAYFSDITTVDKILTAQTR, from the coding sequence ATGTCCCACACAGCACTGATTATCATTGATGTTCAAAACGACTACTTTGAAGGTGGCAATATGGTATTGCACCAGCCAGATTTTGCTGCACAACAAGCAAAGGCGCTACTTTCAACATGGCGAAAAAAACACTGGCCAATCATTCATATTCAACACGAAGCGACCAATCCAGACATGCCCTTCATGCAACCCGGCACGGAAGGTCAGCGCATCCACTCCAGTGTCTTGCCACAAGAAAACGAAATCGTTATCACCAAGCACTATCCCAATGCGTATTGGGAAACGACACTGCATGAAACTCTTCAATCACTCGATATCAAGGAACTTTTGCTCTGCGGCATGATGGCCCATATGTGTGTCAGTGCGACCGCGAGAGCAGGCATGGAGAGAGGTTATAGCATCATGATCGCCCAAGATGCTTGTGCGACTACCGCGCTACCCTACGGTGATAAGACAATTGATGCCAGTACCGTGCACGAAACCGCACTCGCGGAAGTCGCTTACTTCAGCGATATCACCACAGTAGACAAAATACTGACAGCGCAAACCCGTTAA
- a CDS encoding phosphatase PAP2/dual specificity phosphatase family protein: MKTSDTQQAGLAKLGIFWLLFLSPLFSFTYLFALHHTALNPAVPSIVFEWESHIPFWSWSIVPYWSINLLYLGAFFVPRSRHEIHRLGVRLLTTQLICIAIFLIYPLQFSWQRPETSGLFGALFSLLNTFDQPFNQAPSLHIALLVVLWVTYLRGAPLVWRWIIHTWFILIGISVLTTWQHHFIDVPTGALVGLVVVWMWPLNNDRQHRPHPVSATLWPFALAYGLSSLMLLVIAIKHGGVVLWLIWPAVSFGIVALCYMKLGGAGLQKGINGQFSAVGKWLLAPYLVGARLNANFWQWRWKATRVHPDLVLSGLPSSYRDAEDLAIVDMTAELSGPKKAAAYLNMPLLDMEVPSPEQCFLVITAMQAMPKPIHVCCALGCTRSATIAVAWLLYTRQCPSVEVAIGLLARRRPQVVLKAAHRQTLAVFHANYC, from the coding sequence GTGAAAACAAGTGATACACAACAGGCTGGGCTGGCAAAGCTGGGTATTTTTTGGCTGCTCTTTCTTTCTCCACTCTTTAGTTTTACCTATCTGTTTGCACTGCACCACACCGCGTTGAACCCCGCAGTTCCCAGTATTGTTTTCGAGTGGGAGTCACACATCCCCTTTTGGTCGTGGAGTATCGTGCCATATTGGTCGATTAACCTGCTTTATCTTGGTGCTTTTTTTGTTCCCCGTTCACGTCATGAAATACATCGGCTTGGTGTACGCTTGCTGACAACGCAGCTGATCTGTATCGCGATTTTTTTGATTTATCCTTTGCAATTTTCTTGGCAACGCCCAGAAACAAGCGGTTTGTTTGGCGCATTGTTTTCCCTGTTAAATACGTTCGATCAGCCCTTTAATCAAGCGCCATCTTTGCATATCGCGCTGTTAGTTGTGCTGTGGGTAACGTATTTGCGTGGTGCTCCTCTCGTTTGGCGTTGGATCATCCATACATGGTTTATCTTGATCGGAATCTCAGTGTTAACAACATGGCAGCATCATTTCATCGATGTACCGACAGGGGCGTTAGTGGGGCTGGTAGTTGTGTGGATGTGGCCGCTCAACAATGATCGTCAGCATCGGCCTCACCCTGTCTCAGCAACATTGTGGCCATTTGCGTTGGCTTACGGTTTGTCGAGTCTCATGTTGCTTGTGATTGCGATAAAGCATGGTGGCGTTGTGCTTTGGCTCATTTGGCCCGCTGTCTCTTTTGGCATTGTTGCGCTTTGCTACATGAAATTGGGTGGCGCCGGGTTGCAGAAAGGCATTAACGGACAATTCTCTGCGGTTGGGAAGTGGTTACTCGCCCCCTATTTGGTCGGCGCGCGTTTGAATGCAAATTTTTGGCAATGGCGATGGAAGGCAACGCGAGTGCATCCAGATCTGGTTCTTTCTGGGTTACCGAGTAGCTATCGCGATGCTGAAGACCTTGCCATTGTTGATATGACCGCTGAACTCAGTGGCCCTAAAAAAGCAGCAGCATATCTAAATATGCCACTGCTTGATATGGAGGTGCCTTCTCCAGAACAGTGCTTCCTTGTGATTACCGCAATGCAAGCAATGCCCAAGCCCATCCATGTCTGCTGCGCCCTCGGGTGCACGCGAAGTGCCACTATCGCCGTCGCGTGGCTGTTATACACACGGCAATGCCCGTCAGTTGAAGTAGCCATTGGGCTGTTGGCAAGGCGACGTCCACAAGTGGTATTGAAAGCCGCCCATCGTCAAACCTTGGCGGTGTTTCATGCAAATTACTGTTAA
- a CDS encoding DUF4344 domain-containing metallopeptidase, which yields MLRLLLLISTLVFSRLLSAEIHLHVDEQPHPKKASLISTLQTHIDYVNQRYTFPFELDIILGAEDGPLYDPELNQVWFPYWFADDIEQAFINGGYYENRLPEAIEGVMAHTFYHELGHALVENLALPVLGMEEDAVDTLATLFLIHQKNEQEGIFMALAAADAFDAEDLQTSSTHIEEEAFYAAHSFDLQRFYRAICLIVGSEPENMLAILNDLDWDEEKQAECYWEYKDKSAAAETLLKPYLNILK from the coding sequence ATGTTAAGACTGCTTCTACTCATCAGTACGCTCGTTTTCTCCCGCCTGCTATCAGCAGAGATTCATCTTCACGTCGATGAACAACCTCATCCCAAGAAAGCCTCTCTGATTTCGACACTGCAAACTCACATCGACTATGTCAATCAGCGTTATACCTTCCCATTTGAGCTTGATATTATCCTTGGTGCCGAAGATGGCCCCCTCTATGATCCTGAACTCAACCAAGTTTGGTTTCCATACTGGTTTGCCGATGATATCGAACAAGCGTTCATTAACGGTGGCTACTATGAAAACAGACTGCCAGAGGCAATCGAAGGTGTCATGGCACACACGTTTTATCATGAACTGGGCCATGCACTGGTCGAGAACCTCGCATTACCTGTGTTAGGTATGGAAGAAGATGCGGTGGACACCCTAGCGACCCTTTTCCTTATCCACCAAAAAAATGAGCAAGAAGGCATCTTTATGGCCCTCGCTGCTGCTGACGCCTTCGATGCAGAAGATCTCCAAACGTCATCGACACATATCGAAGAGGAAGCCTTTTATGCCGCACACTCCTTCGATCTGCAGCGCTTTTACCGGGCTATTTGCTTAATTGTCGGCTCTGAGCCAGAAAATATGTTAGCAATTTTAAATGACCTCGACTGGGACGAGGAAAAACAGGCAGAATGTTATTGGGAGTATAAAGATAAGTCCGCAGCAGCGGAGACACTCCTCAAGCCTTATCTTAATATACTCAAGTAA
- a CDS encoding RluA family pseudouridine synthase — MQINYYDDIPDKHNGTQLIDYLQMQFPYANQPWASLFAQSRIKIDGLPAQPSNVLTAKQHLSISFTHYTEAPVDTEWRLLWHKKDVIAVHKPATLPVSRTTRNIYNTLIALIKRESDWPDAHLLHRLDLETSGIVLLGKHKQAAAKWQPELNTLMTAKRYHAVVYGSPAWTQKEVMCHLATRPTSPIRCQMHVCEPGEKGKLSQTRFTVIERGEHFSVVECELVTGRKHQIRAHLAHIGHPIVGDKIYANMGHYYLKRLADAITPADEEQLLAPYHLLFAREVTVNLSAASEDRHVIINPFYPSAWRRFCEQHRLTTGVVKPMPRGGHLL; from the coding sequence ATGCAGATTAATTATTACGATGACATTCCAGACAAACACAATGGCACCCAGCTTATTGATTATCTGCAAATGCAGTTTCCCTATGCAAATCAACCCTGGGCGTCTCTGTTTGCCCAGTCTCGCATTAAAATTGATGGCCTCCCCGCTCAGCCCAGCAATGTGCTAACCGCTAAACAGCATTTATCTATCTCTTTTACCCACTACACAGAAGCGCCTGTCGATACCGAGTGGCGGTTACTCTGGCACAAAAAAGATGTCATCGCCGTGCACAAACCCGCAACGCTGCCAGTAAGCCGAACGACACGTAATATCTATAACACCTTAATCGCGCTTATCAAAAGAGAAAGTGATTGGCCTGATGCTCACTTGCTTCACCGTTTAGATCTTGAAACATCTGGCATTGTCTTGCTCGGCAAACACAAACAAGCCGCTGCAAAGTGGCAACCCGAACTTAACACACTGATGACCGCTAAGCGTTATCATGCGGTTGTTTACGGATCACCCGCTTGGACGCAAAAAGAAGTCATGTGTCATCTCGCTACCCGTCCAACTAGCCCTATTCGATGTCAAATGCACGTCTGTGAGCCCGGAGAAAAAGGCAAACTGAGTCAGACCCGTTTCACCGTCATCGAACGCGGTGAGCACTTTTCAGTGGTTGAGTGTGAACTCGTTACAGGTCGCAAACATCAGATACGCGCGCACCTTGCACATATCGGCCATCCGATTGTCGGGGATAAGATCTACGCCAACATGGGACACTACTACTTAAAACGCCTTGCTGATGCCATCACGCCTGCCGATGAAGAACAGCTCCTCGCGCCCTATCACTTACTTTTTGCCCGAGAGGTCACGGTAAATCTTTCTGCGGCATCGGAAGATCGACACGTCATCATCAATCCTTTTTATCCCTCGGCTTGGCGGCGTTTTTGTGAGCAACATAGACTCACCACAGGCGTTGTAAAACCTATGCCTCGTGGCGGGCATCTGCTTTAA